In Acinetobacter sp. TGL-Y2, a genomic segment contains:
- a CDS encoding contractile injection system protein, VgrG/Pvc8 family: MIKTPTCLITADNKPLNDLILSRIISVTVTDNRANEADELSIVLDDSDGILELPKRGVRLNCKMGFIGEELHDKGDFIVDETEWSGSPDQITIKASSANFKSDIKVAQSKSYHRKTFGEVATNIAQKHSLQLIMTSELKAINLHHIDQTNESDLNLLARLAKLNGAEMAVKKDRLLIFKAGTAKSASGQDLASITLTRSDGDQFRYSEHDRESDYTGVTAGYQNTGKAKREIAHSGQAGKVKRIKGTFANKAEAERAAQAKMAEIKRQMAKFSINLALGMPEISTESPVKLDGFKKEIDRLEWIVEKATHTYNKSKGLITQLELESNLN, encoded by the coding sequence ATGATCAAGACGCCAACATGCCTGATTACTGCAGACAATAAGCCTTTAAATGATTTAATTCTCAGTCGAATTATCAGCGTAACTGTAACGGATAATCGTGCAAATGAGGCCGATGAGCTCAGCATTGTGCTTGATGACAGTGATGGCATTTTAGAGTTACCAAAACGTGGCGTACGACTCAATTGTAAAATGGGTTTTATCGGTGAAGAACTGCACGATAAAGGCGACTTTATTGTTGATGAGACAGAATGGTCAGGTTCACCCGATCAAATCACCATCAAAGCATCGAGTGCCAATTTTAAAAGTGATATCAAAGTCGCTCAGTCCAAATCTTATCACCGTAAAACCTTTGGTGAAGTTGCCACTAATATTGCACAAAAACATAGCTTGCAATTGATCATGACCAGCGAATTAAAAGCCATCAATCTACATCATATTGACCAAACCAATGAATCAGATCTCAATCTACTGGCACGGTTAGCCAAGCTCAATGGTGCTGAAATGGCGGTGAAGAAAGATCGTTTATTGATATTTAAAGCAGGTACAGCCAAATCCGCTTCAGGTCAAGATTTAGCTTCGATCACTTTGACCAGGAGCGATGGAGATCAGTTCAGATACAGTGAACACGATCGTGAATCAGATTACACCGGTGTGACTGCAGGTTATCAGAATACTGGCAAGGCTAAACGTGAAATCGCTCATTCAGGTCAGGCAGGAAAAGTAAAAAGAATTAAAGGTACGTTTGCCAATAAAGCCGAAGCTGAACGTGCAGCACAAGCAAAAATGGCAGAGATTAAACGCCAAATGGCAAAGTTCAGCATCAACCTTGCATTGGGCATGCCTGAAATCAGTACAGAGTCCCCTGTCAAACTAGATGGTTTTAAAAAGGAAATTGATCGATTGGAATGGATCGTTGAAAAAGCTACGCATACATACAACAAGTCCAAAGGATTAATCACGCAATTAGAACTTGAATCAAATTTAAATTGA
- a CDS encoding ogr/Delta-like zinc finger family protein, which translates to MSKSIGFYCPHCGIRMHVSSRKRPSPLLHELIVSCRNDQCLASFAASLEMTRPIQNSINPNPEIETGLPQHKRQWETELEHHLTSLEIQTQIDEHQKNYVEGFISALFHSSTIDLTRASTYRNRLQQIKLL; encoded by the coding sequence ATGAGTAAATCAATTGGTTTTTATTGCCCCCACTGTGGCATTCGTATGCACGTATCAAGTCGTAAAAGACCATCCCCTCTTCTTCATGAACTCATTGTGTCTTGTCGTAATGATCAATGTCTTGCAAGTTTTGCAGCAAGCCTAGAAATGACTCGACCAATACAAAACAGCATCAACCCAAACCCTGAAATTGAAACAGGGCTCCCACAGCACAAACGTCAATGGGAGACGGAACTCGAACATCATTTAACAAGTTTAGAAATACAAACCCAAATTGATGAACATCAAAAAAATTATGTTGAAGGCTTTATCTCTGCGCTATTTCATTCATCAACCATTGATTTGACCAGAGCATCGACATATCGCAATCGCCTTCAACAAATTAAACTCTTATAG
- a CDS encoding helix-turn-helix domain-containing protein, whose product MNDNFSTKNRANRLKEERKRLKLLQVGAAEIVDVREASWIRYEKHGDPLNQDQIYALANVGFDMSYVLFGEKENINSKNILTELYELVADDQKEGLVYLAKAFVAAYPKC is encoded by the coding sequence ATGAATGATAATTTTTCTACAAAAAATCGTGCAAATCGTCTGAAAGAAGAAAGAAAGCGTCTTAAACTTCTTCAAGTTGGTGCTGCTGAAATTGTGGATGTGCGTGAGGCTTCATGGATTCGTTATGAAAAGCATGGGGATCCACTTAATCAGGATCAAATTTATGCTTTGGCAAATGTTGGCTTCGATATGTCGTATGTTTTGTTTGGTGAAAAAGAAAATATAAATTCTAAAAACATCTTGACCGAATTATATGAGTTAGTAGCTGATGATCAGAAAGAAGGGCTTGTTTATTTAGCTAAAGCATTTGTAGCTGCTTATCCAAAATGCTGA
- a CDS encoding toxin-antitoxin system HicB family antitoxin yields MISTDPIKEVQISFRTTPEIKRLARIEAAKQDMSLNEWIKHLVEANFTTTKISSPAQKQS; encoded by the coding sequence ATGATCTCAACTGACCCAATAAAAGAAGTTCAAATTAGCTTTCGGACTACTCCCGAAATCAAAAGACTTGCCCGTATCGAAGCAGCTAAACAAGACATGAGCCTAAATGAGTGGATCAAACATTTAGTCGAAGCAAATTTCACTACAACTAAAATTTCTTCCCCTGCTCAAAAACAATCATAA
- a CDS encoding phage tail protein, with the protein MLMSLGQFLFKIDTLSFTEIQRQRAWTYAENEVATGRAKKQYTGVGSDTVTLPGLIYEEYGFGRRYAIDELASMASTGQGFVLMDGSGYLYGVYVIDNIDETKSYLLDNGVPRKVDFTIKLSRTDDERIEEQTAPETTNEVVT; encoded by the coding sequence ATGTTAATGAGCCTCGGACAGTTTTTATTTAAAATCGATACATTGAGTTTCACCGAAATTCAGCGGCAACGTGCGTGGACATATGCTGAAAATGAAGTGGCTACAGGCAGAGCCAAAAAGCAATACACAGGTGTAGGCTCAGATACCGTTACTTTACCGGGTCTCATTTATGAAGAATATGGATTCGGGCGTCGATATGCGATTGATGAACTTGCAAGCATGGCCAGTACAGGTCAAGGCTTTGTACTCATGGATGGCAGTGGATATTTATACGGTGTCTACGTCATCGACAATATTGATGAAACCAAGAGTTATCTTTTAGACAATGGCGTTCCTCGAAAAGTCGATTTCACTATAAAACTTTCTCGAACCGATGATGAGCGCATCGAGGAGCAAACCGCACCTGAAACCACCAATGAGGTGGTGACATGA
- a CDS encoding BRCT domain-containing protein, with protein MTKKQIIDSYMANAIKDKNINSFLGFIEGIAIDGKINVKEIEAIIEWHNSLAELHDPHFERLFKKLSEITTVDGISDEEKNNFFKVLQLFKSNEFYKKHTADVQRLHGILAGLVCDRSLTISELSFLNLWLKDNDHLEDDLLYQEVFTALKPLRINKDLTDAQISSINKLIARYVDVDNHGQLKKVVESEDNPDFYKGQLQLEDAVYCFTGASSRFKKSEWKDLVQNNGAKFVDDMTMSVNYLVICNKGNTAWAHVSYGRKFEQAKKWQKDGVNIKIITEDDFVRWVGIE; from the coding sequence ATGACAAAAAAACAAATAATAGATAGCTATATGGCAAATGCCATTAAAGATAAAAATATCAACTCATTTTTAGGCTTTATTGAGGGGATTGCGATTGATGGAAAAATAAATGTTAAGGAAATTGAGGCAATAATCGAATGGCATAATAGTTTGGCTGAGCTGCATGACCCTCATTTTGAAAGACTATTTAAAAAATTGTCCGAAATAACAACTGTTGATGGTATTTCCGATGAAGAAAAGAATAATTTTTTTAAAGTTTTACAGCTATTCAAGTCAAACGAATTTTATAAGAAGCATACGGCTGATGTGCAAAGGTTGCATGGCATCTTAGCAGGCTTGGTTTGTGATCGGAGCCTGACAATAAGTGAGTTATCTTTTTTGAATCTGTGGTTAAAAGATAATGATCACTTGGAAGATGATTTACTTTATCAAGAAGTATTTACCGCATTAAAACCTTTACGAATTAATAAGGATTTAACTGATGCTCAGATCAGTTCGATTAATAAACTCATTGCTCGTTATGTTGATGTTGACAATCATGGTCAGCTAAAAAAAGTTGTTGAAAGTGAGGATAATCCTGATTTTTATAAAGGTCAGTTACAGCTTGAAGATGCTGTGTATTGTTTTACAGGTGCTTCGTCACGGTTTAAAAAGAGTGAATGGAAGGATTTGGTTCAGAATAATGGGGCTAAGTTTGTTGATGATATGACCATGAGTGTGAATTACCTTGTGATCTGTAATAAAGGTAATACAGCATGGGCGCATGTAAGCTACGGTCGTAAGTTTGAACAAGCAAAGAAGTGGCAAAAGGATGGAGTGAATATCAAGATCATTACTGAAGATGATTTTGTAAGATGGGTTGGAATTGAATAA